The genomic stretch GCTACATCGATCCCCAGTGGGAACTGACCGAGGAGGTGGCGGCCGCCTACAACGAAAAGCATCCGGCTCAAGCGCCCGATGCGTCCCCGTCCGCCTCCGAGAGCGCGCCGCCTCCCAGCAAGGGCCCGCGATAGGCTCTGCGCCGCCTCCCCGCGGAGAGTTGGCCCTTGGTTGCCGAGCCATAAAAAGTCAGGGCCTCCGCCGCCAAGACTGTGGAGGCCAATTGGAAAGGGGCCGACGATTTTTCGGCCCCTTTTGAATTGGGGTAGAATCGGCGGCGATGAGCGAGCAACACGCAGCCACCACTTTTGAGATACGGGAGATTCTCGATTTCCTCCCCCACCGCTATCCCTTCCTGCTGGTCGACCGCATCGTGGACCATGAGCCCGGGAAGCGCATCGTGGGGATCAAGAACGTCTCCATCAACGAACCCTACTTTCAGGGGCATTTCCCCGGCGTCCCCATCATGCCGGGCGTGCTGATCCTGGAATCGATGGCCCAGGTGGGCGGCATCCTCGTCTTCTTCACGCTCCCCGACCGCAAGGAAAAGCTGGTGTTCCTGGCCGGACTTGAAAAAGCGCGTTTCCGCAAACCCGTGGTTCCGGGAGATCAGATCAGGGTTGAATTGACGGTGCTGCGAGTCAAGAGCCGGGTGGGACGTCTGCAGGGTGTGGCCACCGTAAACGGCCAAAAGGCGGCCGAAGCTGAAATCTTGTTCTCCTTGGTCGACCGCCCCAAGGACCCCGCGGAGGCGCTATGAGCATGAAGACCCAGGTTCACTCCACCGCGCAGGTCTCTTCCCGGGCCAAGTTGGCTGAGGACGTCGAAATCGGC from Acidobacteriota bacterium encodes the following:
- the fabZ gene encoding 3-hydroxyacyl-ACP dehydratase FabZ; this translates as MSEQHAATTFEIREILDFLPHRYPFLLVDRIVDHEPGKRIVGIKNVSINEPYFQGHFPGVPIMPGVLILESMAQVGGILVFFTLPDRKEKLVFLAGLEKARFRKPVVPGDQIRVELTVLRVKSRVGRLQGVATVNGQKAAEAEILFSLVDRPKDPAEAL